The Paraburkholderia largidicola DNA segment TTACGAAGCTTCCGCCGTCAAGGTCTGAGCGATATTTGCGGTGTTTCTGATGAAGCCGCGCATCCGGGCATGCGCGGCTTTGCTTTACCTTGCCTTATCGTGATTAGCGCGCGTCACGTCAATGCGCGGTCGGTGGGACGTCGGGGTCGACATAGTCGCTGCGCGAAACCCAGTAGGGATCGCGGTTGTAATACGTATGCAGCGATTCGCCCCATTTGGAATCGGCCATGCTCGGCCAGTGGTCCTTGTCGAAGCCCGGTTCGTCTTTCAGAAGCTGCGCGGTGATATCGACGTGGAAGCACTTCTGGTCGGTATCGAGCGTGAGTGCGCTCCACGGAATGGCGTGCAACGTGGCGCCCATACCGAGAAAACCGCCCTCGGACAGGACGGCATACGCGATGCGTCCGCTGCGCACGTCGAGCATGATGTCGGAAATCTTGCCGACATGTTCTGCATCGGACGAATACACCTTCGTTCCATCGAGCGTCGCCGCCGCCATCACCTCCGGCCCCGGACCTTCACCGACGCCGCCGCCGACAATCCCGGCACCACCCGTTCTGCGCGATTGCGGATTGATTGAGCCCATGTTTGCCTCCTATGAAAGTGAGCGCATGAAGGCGCGCAATGGCCGTTCCTGCTGCAATTCGACTGAAAGCTTTACCTCTTTCAGCAAGCGATGCGTCATATTTCCCGAAAGCAGTCTCCCGGTGCGACAGCCTGCCGCACCACTGCTGCGCTGAAAATGCAGTCAACTGCTTCTTACGCCGCCCCGCTCGGCCGCCTACGATTGACGCATCAAAACGCGTGACTTACGCAACCGGCGGGAGAACTGAAATGGCTTTGCTCAATATGATGCGGATGGTGTTGTGGAGTTTCTTCGGCGTGCGGCGTGGCGCTGCGCACGAAGCCGATCTCGCGAGCGTCAATCTGCCGTTGCTGCCTGTCATGGCTGTCGTGCTCGCGCTGTGCTTCGGCGGCCTTCTCTTTGCATTCGCCAGAATCGCC contains these protein-coding regions:
- a CDS encoding PRC-barrel domain-containing protein, producing the protein MGSINPQSRRTGGAGIVGGGVGEGPGPEVMAAATLDGTKVYSSDAEHVGKISDIMLDVRSGRIAYAVLSEGGFLGMGATLHAIPWSALTLDTDQKCFHVDITAQLLKDEPGFDKDHWPSMADSKWGESLHTYYNRDPYWVSRSDYVDPDVPPTAH
- a CDS encoding DUF2970 domain-containing protein; translation: MALLNMMRMVLWSFFGVRRGAAHEADLASVNLPLLPVMAVVLALCFGGLLFAFARIAVTVAH